One Trichoderma asperellum chromosome 5, complete sequence genomic region harbors:
- a CDS encoding uncharacterized protein (EggNog:ENOG41), which produces MASSAVLRGRIEKKGGRRSSLKSRRSALLNMPIDLILEITDELSPADKIIFATTCRAIRNTVGRGQFPSDTYEDRQERFEYLAGMCRDMPNHWVCEECMRYHRIDTSDTSVQSRPTCPLADRYGRYNQPLTPIPGDEYELGRRHVQLALKYTRMGDSLLPRHRQYLRRLTAARQYSLSYPWETKLMVTAKIIPRIVDGRFLLRSLCEYRQSSKPVTRELIASESVCPHQQVFPPRDDDWSNDAFHQNLRQFHKAVNDSFETPGKEVHSHCPHCFTDFSVTTTTKCIRISVWMDLGTESSPLDPAWRSFVHSADLDPIDEVEYNEPGRVRELYSSEEE; this is translated from the coding sequence ATGGCGTCCAGTGCTGTACTCCGAGGAAGAAtcgagaagaaaggagggaGACGAAGCTCCCTCAAAAGCCGACGTTCAGCCCTGCTGAACATGCCAATCGATCTCATCCTTGAGATCACCGACGAACTGTCCCCCGCGGACAAGATTATCTTCGCCACGACCTGCCGAGCAATTCGGAACACCGTCGGTCGCGGCCAATTCCCTTCCGACACATACGAGGACCGACAAGAGCGGTTCGAATACCTGGCCGGTATGTGCCGAGATATGCCCAACCATTGGGTCTGCGAGGAGTGCATGCGGTACCACCGCATCGACACCTCAGATACGTCAGTGCAGAGCCGCCCGACATGCCCACTGGCCGACAGATACGGGCGATACAATCAGCCATTGACCCCGATCCCGGGAGACGAATACGAGCTGGGAAGACGCCACGTCCAGCTGGCGCTGAAATACACCCGGATGGGCGACTCCCTCCTCCCCAGACACCGCCAGTACCTGCGGCGTCTCACGGCTGCGCGGCAGTATTCGCTCTCCTACCCATGGGAGACGAAGCTGATGGTCACCGCCAAGATCATCCCGCGAATCGTCGATGGGCGATTCCTCCTCCGGAGCCTCTGCGAGTATCGGCAATCGTCAAAGCCGGTCACCAGGGAGCTCATCGCCAGCGAGTCCGTGTGCCCGCACCAGCAAGTCTTCCCGCCGCGAGACGACGACTGGAGCAACGATGCCTTCCACCAGAACCTGCGCCAATTCCACAAGGCGGTTAACGACTCATTTGAGACGCCGGGAAAAGAGGTGCACAGCCACTGCCCTCACTGCTTCACCGACTTCTCCGTGACGACCACAACAAAGTGCATCCGGATTTCGGTCTGGATGGACCTGGGCACCGAGAGTTCTCCCCTCGACCCCG